A region from the Rheinheimera mangrovi genome encodes:
- a CDS encoding TonB-dependent receptor, which produces MNRQLKHLCWITLWGGLIGMPVFTHAAEAPGALTFIVKDQNTDRPLSKVQITLKQRESSATQTLETDEQGRILVESLEPGLYSVDIAKSGFASLNAPSVRVVTRKTIKIEFELKQHSIEVVEVRGRQSDVFASGSSTYLDREALASAVGGGADPLLSLDGLPGLASASEFASFSVRGRGPRDNLLFVDDFPFDKAVHFDATLGEEEDVGGGGRFSIFAPNVIGGAEFSPGGWGPAYGGRAASLLKLDVADGNPSPSASFRYDLAGYEVGYDGPAGITDDSTMLFSARRLDFGALFETIEELDIGNPVLRDVILKSVIPVNQDHSVEVLLMDTHEDYVRDVTHVFASPDFEDVALQSAEQDSDLYGLTLRSLLGEDAVWTNKVYYRKSDKISSEGEAFPDLVPAGSPAADFPVREDIITIGERETETGWRSDFEVTNQWGLFSAGGQITQIDLDYNTVLDGDWNRFVYDDDDFRPDPQQRFIVLEPENINSAIKQKETSYAGYVNQVFERGDWDFGTGLRLERDGFADESLVSPRFSLNWQPAGLVRYFATAGLFHQSPRFLYLAANESNDLKNEKISHASVGFKYFPNTQWSLLTEAYYQKLDDLVVDLDRASGTFANMGDGRSYGVDIVLMGTIREGLYASATYSYNDAVVDRKDGRGEVAAEFSRDHVATLGLTWEINDRWKVAGRYKYLSGRPDDQFIIHADVLGAGQPLRYSKEITERNVGRKSGSALLNLRVDYRRAFGPIDVTAFLDVINVTSASSSDDTEFDYRRGVEVKDDSEAEPLIGLRFDYAW; this is translated from the coding sequence ATGAATAGACAGTTAAAACACCTATGCTGGATCACGTTGTGGGGAGGCCTTATTGGCATGCCAGTTTTTACCCATGCAGCAGAAGCGCCCGGTGCGCTGACTTTTATCGTCAAAGATCAGAATACTGATCGGCCACTGTCAAAGGTGCAGATCACTCTTAAGCAACGGGAAAGCTCTGCCACTCAAACCTTAGAAACTGACGAGCAAGGTCGTATCCTTGTTGAATCGCTCGAGCCAGGTCTGTACTCGGTGGACATCGCCAAAAGCGGCTTTGCTTCATTAAATGCGCCCAGTGTACGGGTGGTGACGCGCAAAACTATCAAAATAGAATTCGAACTTAAACAGCACTCCATCGAGGTCGTAGAGGTTCGGGGACGACAATCTGATGTTTTTGCATCAGGCTCCAGTACCTATCTCGACAGAGAAGCTCTGGCAAGTGCTGTAGGCGGAGGTGCAGATCCGCTGCTGTCGTTGGACGGCTTGCCTGGCCTGGCATCCGCCAGTGAATTCGCCAGCTTTAGTGTGCGTGGCCGTGGTCCAAGGGATAATTTGTTATTTGTTGATGACTTTCCCTTTGATAAAGCCGTGCACTTTGACGCCACTTTAGGTGAAGAGGAAGATGTGGGTGGTGGGGGGCGTTTCTCGATTTTTGCGCCGAACGTGATAGGCGGAGCAGAGTTCTCGCCCGGTGGTTGGGGGCCGGCTTATGGTGGCCGGGCAGCATCGCTACTCAAGTTAGACGTCGCTGATGGTAATCCAAGCCCTTCAGCCAGTTTTCGCTACGACCTTGCCGGTTATGAAGTAGGTTACGACGGCCCTGCCGGTATCACCGATGACTCTACTATGCTGTTTTCTGCCAGACGGCTGGACTTCGGCGCTTTGTTTGAAACTATTGAAGAACTGGACATCGGCAACCCTGTGCTCAGAGACGTCATTCTAAAGTCGGTTATTCCTGTCAATCAGGATCACAGCGTTGAAGTTTTATTGATGGATACTCACGAAGACTATGTTCGTGATGTCACTCACGTGTTTGCATCGCCTGATTTCGAAGATGTTGCGCTGCAGTCTGCCGAACAAGATAGTGATTTGTATGGCCTGACCTTGCGATCATTGCTAGGTGAAGATGCGGTCTGGACCAATAAAGTTTACTACCGCAAAAGCGACAAAATAAGCTCAGAGGGCGAAGCCTTTCCTGATCTGGTACCAGCAGGATCGCCAGCCGCTGATTTTCCGGTGCGGGAAGATATTATTACCATAGGTGAGCGCGAAACGGAGACGGGTTGGCGAAGTGATTTTGAGGTGACGAATCAATGGGGGTTGTTTAGTGCAGGTGGTCAGATCACGCAAATTGATCTGGACTACAACACAGTGTTAGATGGCGATTGGAACCGCTTTGTTTACGACGACGATGATTTCAGACCAGACCCACAGCAGCGCTTTATTGTGCTTGAGCCCGAGAACATTAATTCTGCAATAAAGCAAAAAGAAACCAGCTATGCTGGCTACGTTAATCAGGTATTTGAGCGGGGTGATTGGGATTTCGGCACTGGTCTGCGGCTCGAACGGGACGGTTTTGCCGACGAAAGCCTGGTGTCACCCAGGTTCAGCCTTAACTGGCAGCCAGCTGGTCTGGTCAGATATTTTGCAACCGCAGGACTTTTTCATCAGTCGCCACGCTTTCTCTACCTGGCGGCTAACGAGTCAAACGATTTGAAGAATGAAAAAATCAGCCATGCTAGTGTTGGTTTCAAATATTTCCCGAACACCCAGTGGTCGCTGTTAACTGAGGCTTATTATCAAAAGCTCGACGATCTGGTGGTCGACCTGGATAGAGCAAGTGGTACCTTTGCCAACATGGGGGACGGCAGATCGTACGGAGTCGACATAGTGCTTATGGGGACAATTCGCGAAGGCCTATACGCTAGCGCAACCTATTCTTACAATGATGCCGTGGTTGACCGCAAAGATGGTCGGGGTGAGGTCGCTGCCGAATTCAGTCGCGACCATGTGGCTACCCTTGGCCTGACCTGGGAAATTAATGATCGCTGGAAAGTCGCCGGGCGTTACAAATACCTTTCCGGCAGGCCAGACGACCAGTTTATTATTCATGCAGACGTATTGGGTGCCGGACAACCGTTACGCTATTCGAAAGAGATCACAGAGCGTAATGTAGGTCGTAAAAGCGGTTCAGCTTTGTTGAACCTTCGTGTGGACTATAGACGCGCATTTGGCCCTATAGATGTTACGGCCTTTCTGGATGTGATCAACGTCACCTCAGCCTCGTCCAGCGATGACACCGAGTTTGACTACCGCCGGGGCGTGGAAGTGAAAGACGATAGCGAAGCCGAGCCACTGATTGGTCTTCGATTTGACTATGCGTGGTAA
- the der gene encoding ribosome biogenesis GTPase Der has translation MLPVVALVGRANVGKSTLFNRLTRTRDALVADYPGLTRDRKYGSVKYEGYEFIVVDTGGIDGNEQGIEVEMAEQSLKAIDEADVVLFMVDARAGAMVADDAIAQHLRRINKKVFLVANKTDGLDADTATADFYSLALGEVYPIAAVHGRGVLSLLQHALLPMLSEQQQQRIAAIEKGEELPEEFEPEDESEEDITQAKDQHIKLAIVGRPNVGKSTLTNRILGEERVVVFDMPGTTRDSIYIPMTRGEREYTLIDTAGVRRRGKIDDMVEKFSVIKTLQAIEDANVVILVLDARLGISDQDLSILGFVLNSGRSLVIAVNKWDGLDDRIKDDVKRELDRRLGFIDFARLHFISALHGSGVGNLFESVEEAFDSATRRVSTALLTRIMKMAVEDHQPPMVKGRRVKLKYAHAGGYNPPLIVIHGNQVDDLPDSYKRYLMNYFRKSLQMMGTPVRIEFREGENPFAGKRNTLTPNQQYKRDRILKARANLVNKK, from the coding sequence ATGTTACCTGTAGTGGCTTTGGTTGGCAGAGCCAACGTTGGAAAATCAACATTATTTAACCGTTTGACCCGCACCCGTGACGCCTTAGTGGCGGATTATCCGGGCCTGACGCGTGACCGCAAATACGGTTCAGTCAAATACGAAGGTTACGAATTTATTGTGGTGGATACCGGTGGTATAGACGGCAATGAGCAAGGCATTGAAGTAGAAATGGCCGAGCAGTCACTTAAAGCCATAGATGAAGCCGATGTTGTGCTGTTTATGGTCGACGCCCGTGCCGGTGCCATGGTGGCAGATGATGCGATAGCGCAGCATTTACGCCGTATCAATAAAAAGGTGTTTTTAGTCGCCAATAAAACCGATGGTTTGGATGCAGACACAGCCACAGCAGATTTCTATAGTCTGGCTTTAGGCGAGGTCTACCCAATAGCTGCTGTGCATGGCCGTGGTGTGCTGTCTTTGCTGCAACATGCGTTATTGCCTATGTTGTCTGAACAGCAACAACAGCGTATTGCTGCCATTGAAAAGGGCGAAGAATTACCGGAAGAATTTGAGCCAGAGGACGAAAGCGAAGAAGACATCACCCAGGCGAAGGATCAGCATATCAAGCTGGCCATAGTGGGTCGTCCAAACGTTGGTAAATCGACTTTAACCAACAGAATTTTAGGTGAAGAGCGTGTCGTGGTATTCGACATGCCAGGCACCACAAGGGATTCGATTTATATCCCTATGACCCGTGGTGAGCGCGAATACACCCTGATTGATACAGCTGGTGTGCGTCGTCGTGGCAAAATTGACGATATGGTCGAAAAGTTCTCTGTAATTAAAACCCTGCAGGCAATAGAAGATGCCAACGTAGTGATTTTAGTGCTGGACGCCCGTTTAGGTATTTCGGATCAGGATTTAAGTATTTTAGGTTTTGTCTTAAATTCAGGCCGCTCTTTGGTGATCGCGGTCAATAAATGGGACGGATTGGACGATCGCATTAAAGATGATGTGAAACGTGAGCTAGATAGACGTTTAGGTTTTATCGACTTTGCCCGTTTGCATTTTATCTCTGCCTTACACGGCTCTGGTGTAGGTAACTTATTTGAATCGGTAGAAGAGGCCTTCGACTCGGCCACCCGTCGTGTCAGCACTGCGCTTTTAACCCGTATTATGAAAATGGCAGTGGAAGATCACCAGCCACCTATGGTGAAAGGTCGTCGCGTCAAGCTGAAATACGCTCACGCCGGTGGTTACAATCCACCTCTTATCGTGATCCACGGTAATCAGGTCGATGACTTGCCAGATTCGTACAAACGTTATCTGATGAACTATTTCCGTAAATCGCTGCAGATGATGGGTACTCCGGTACGGATTGAATTCCGCGAAGGCGAAAACCCATTTGCCGGTAAACGTAATACGCTGACACCTAATCAGCAGTACAAACGAGACCGTATCTTAAAAGCCAGAGCGAATCTGGTGAATAAGAAGTAA
- the bamB gene encoding outer membrane protein assembly factor BamB, with product MKLFRSRISLMLVLLTTLAACSSKEELVYPEINNKIEPEEIWSASVGDGVEHYDSALRPLIYKDKVFAASRAGLVMGFDKESGKRLWTFDVRNDGTGSLLDGLKFWNSETARVSGGVSQGYDKIFVGTENGDVVALNPETGELVWRVKVKGEVIASPAAGEGYVLVNTSAGNLFALHPDTGEQRWMHEQESALLSLRGTSEPVIASGGVIFGSGAGKVSVLIADKGVMAWDAAIAVPKGATDLSRMVDVDATPIVVDGTVYAIAFNGELVALELRTGRVIWKREYASFRDMVVEGNTIYLVDSVGKIFAIDRRNGLEQWAQLGLHKHFLTGPAVYKDYLAIGDVEGNLFWLDKNTGAFVAKNSYGSGFYVQGVSSPDELVIQTRDGELSLIRLP from the coding sequence GTGAAGTTATTCAGGTCCCGTATCAGCTTAATGCTGGTGTTGTTGACGACTTTGGCGGCTTGTTCTTCCAAGGAAGAATTGGTGTATCCGGAAATTAACAACAAAATTGAACCCGAAGAAATTTGGAGTGCATCTGTTGGTGATGGTGTTGAACATTATGATTCAGCACTGCGTCCACTGATCTACAAAGATAAAGTTTTTGCAGCCAGCCGTGCTGGTTTAGTCATGGGGTTCGACAAAGAGTCTGGCAAACGTCTGTGGACTTTTGATGTGCGCAATGATGGCACAGGCAGCTTGTTAGATGGGCTTAAATTCTGGAATTCAGAAACTGCCCGTGTTTCTGGCGGCGTTAGTCAAGGCTACGATAAGATATTTGTCGGCACTGAAAATGGCGATGTAGTGGCTTTAAATCCTGAAACAGGCGAGCTGGTATGGCGCGTTAAAGTGAAAGGTGAAGTCATTGCCAGCCCTGCTGCAGGCGAAGGTTATGTGCTGGTGAATACCTCTGCTGGTAATTTGTTTGCTTTGCACCCTGACACAGGCGAGCAGCGCTGGATGCACGAGCAGGAAAGTGCATTATTAAGCTTACGTGGCACCAGTGAACCTGTTATTGCCAGTGGCGGCGTTATTTTTGGTAGCGGTGCAGGCAAAGTTTCAGTGTTGATCGCCGATAAAGGCGTAATGGCATGGGACGCTGCGATTGCAGTGCCAAAAGGAGCAACAGATTTATCCCGCATGGTCGACGTAGATGCAACCCCAATAGTGGTGGATGGTACAGTGTACGCCATTGCGTTTAATGGTGAGTTAGTTGCGCTTGAGCTGCGTACCGGCCGGGTTATATGGAAACGTGAGTATGCCAGTTTCCGCGATATGGTGGTTGAAGGTAATACCATTTATCTGGTCGACAGCGTAGGTAAGATCTTTGCCATTGACCGTCGTAATGGCCTAGAGCAGTGGGCTCAATTGGGTTTACATAAACATTTCCTGACAGGTCCTGCTGTGTATAAAGACTATCTGGCCATTGGTGATGTGGAAGGTAACCTGTTTTGGTTAGATAAAAACACCGGTGCTTTTGTTGCCAAGAATTCATATGGCTCAGGTTTTTATGTTCAGGGTGTAAGTAGCCCGGATGAATTAGTGATCCAAACCCGGGACGGTGAGCTAAGTTTAATACGCTTACCTTAA
- a CDS encoding YfgM family protein, with amino-acid sequence MEIYNSEEQQVEAIKRFWKENGTAIIAGVVLGLGGLYGWRYFQNQQLEATMAVSSAYTKLLEQQEKAADNPELLAQFQTFVDKNSDSSYALLAAFVAAKEAVAKEDYTSAAKQLNWVVTTAKQPEIKALAQLRLARVQNEQKDYPAALATLALAVPESFKAQQQELTGDVLLNSGELAKAKTAYQAAAAANKDAQNPILKVKLDELAHVTAA; translated from the coding sequence ATGGAAATTTACAACAGCGAAGAACAACAAGTCGAAGCAATTAAACGCTTTTGGAAAGAAAACGGCACCGCCATTATCGCTGGTGTAGTGTTAGGTTTAGGTGGTTTGTACGGCTGGCGCTATTTTCAGAATCAGCAACTTGAAGCCACTATGGCGGTTTCAAGTGCTTATACTAAGTTGCTGGAACAGCAAGAAAAAGCTGCAGATAACCCTGAATTACTGGCTCAGTTCCAGACTTTTGTCGATAAAAACAGCGACTCTTCTTATGCGTTGCTGGCTGCTTTTGTGGCAGCCAAAGAAGCTGTAGCTAAAGAAGACTACACCAGTGCAGCCAAACAGCTGAATTGGGTCGTGACTACAGCCAAACAACCTGAAATCAAAGCTTTAGCTCAACTGCGTCTGGCTCGTGTACAAAACGAACAAAAAGACTATCCTGCTGCTTTAGCAACCTTAGCCTTGGCTGTGCCGGAGTCATTTAAAGCCCAACAGCAAGAGCTGACAGGTGACGTGCTGCTGAACTCAGGTGAGCTGGCTAAGGCTAAAACAGCTTACCAGGCTGCGGCTGCAGCGAATAAAGATGCTCAGAATCCAATTCTGAAAGTGAAATTAGACGAACTGGCGCACGTAACTGCTGCTTAA
- the hisS gene encoding histidine--tRNA ligase yields the protein MSKDIQAIRGMNDCLPADTPAWQYVEQILRKTVRNYGYEEIRFPIVEMTELFKRSIGEVTDIVEKEMYTFADRNGDSLTLRPEGTAVCVRAANQNGLLYNQEQRLWYMGPMFRHERPQKGRYRQFHQFGLEAFGMAGPDIDAEVILLSARLWKSLGLSAHVTLEMNSLGSNQARADYRAALVAYLEQHKELLDEDSLRRMYSNPLRVLDSKNPVMQDMLGKAPQLLDYLDDESKADFDGLQKRLKAAGVDFVLNPRLVRGLDYYNKTVFEWVTSSLGSQGTVCAGGRYDGLVEQLGGKATPAVGFALGMERLVLLLQTLDLLPQAQPQTDVYLMALGESAELAAVSIAEGLRNDLPDMRLMTHSGGGNLKKQLKKADKSGASLGLLLGETELAAGEITLKWLREEKPQQNIKLTELSGFIKQLV from the coding sequence GTGTCAAAAGATATCCAGGCCATTCGTGGCATGAACGACTGCTTACCTGCGGATACCCCAGCATGGCAGTACGTGGAACAGATTTTACGTAAAACAGTGCGCAACTATGGTTACGAAGAAATTCGTTTTCCTATAGTCGAAATGACGGAACTGTTTAAACGTTCTATCGGCGAAGTGACCGATATAGTCGAAAAAGAAATGTATACCTTTGCCGATCGCAATGGTGACAGCCTGACCTTACGCCCTGAAGGCACAGCAGTTTGCGTGCGTGCAGCCAACCAAAATGGTTTGTTGTACAACCAGGAGCAACGCCTGTGGTACATGGGCCCAATGTTCCGCCATGAGCGTCCACAAAAAGGCCGTTACCGCCAGTTCCACCAGTTTGGTTTAGAAGCTTTTGGTATGGCAGGCCCGGACATAGATGCTGAAGTGATTTTACTCAGCGCCCGTTTGTGGAAAAGCTTAGGTTTATCTGCTCATGTCACGCTGGAGATGAACTCTCTAGGTTCGAATCAGGCCCGTGCTGATTACCGCGCTGCTTTAGTCGCCTATTTAGAGCAACATAAAGAACTGCTGGATGAAGACAGCTTACGCCGTATGTACAGCAATCCGCTGCGGGTACTGGATAGCAAAAATCCAGTGATGCAAGACATGCTGGGCAAAGCGCCACAGCTGTTAGATTATTTAGATGATGAATCCAAAGCTGATTTTGATGGCTTGCAAAAGCGTTTAAAAGCCGCTGGCGTAGACTTTGTGCTCAACCCACGTTTAGTGCGTGGGCTGGATTATTACAATAAAACTGTATTCGAATGGGTGACTAGCAGCCTGGGCTCACAAGGCACAGTCTGTGCTGGTGGTCGCTACGATGGTTTAGTTGAACAGCTGGGTGGCAAAGCCACTCCTGCAGTTGGTTTTGCCTTAGGTATGGAGCGACTGGTATTATTGCTGCAAACTTTAGACTTATTGCCACAAGCCCAGCCTCAAACTGATGTTTATCTGATGGCCTTAGGGGAGAGCGCGGAACTTGCAGCAGTTTCTATTGCCGAAGGCCTGCGGAATGATTTACCGGATATGCGTTTAATGACGCATTCCGGTGGTGGCAACTTAAAGAAACAACTGAAAAAAGCGGATAAGTCTGGCGCCAGCCTTGGTCTGTTATTAGGTGAAACTGAACTGGCTGCAGGCGAAATTACGCTGAAATGGCTCAGAGAAGAAAAGCCACAACAAAATATTAAATTGACTGAATTAAGCGGCTTCATAAAGCAGCTGGTTTAA
- the ispG gene encoding flavodoxin-dependent (E)-4-hydroxy-3-methylbut-2-enyl-diphosphate synthase, whose amino-acid sequence MSYAENPIKRRQSTQIKVGNVLIGGDAPIAVQSMTNTKTTDVAATVAQIQAIARAGADLVRVSVPTMEAAEAFKLIKQQSPIPLVADIHFDYRIALKVAEYGVDCLRINPGNIGREDRIRSVVEAARDKNIPIRIGVNGGSLEADLQEKYGEPTPEALVESAMRHVEILDRLNFDQFKVSVKASDVFLAVGAYRLLAKQIKQPLHLGITEAGGARAGSVKSAIGLGMLLSEGIGDTLRISLAADPVEEVKVGFDILKSLRIRSRGVNFIACPSCSRQEFDVIKTMNELEQRLEDVIDPVTVSVIGCVVNGPGEALISDLGVAGANRMSGFYLKGQRQKLRIDNNSVAEQLEAQIRLYLAEQKRLIEIKQLD is encoded by the coding sequence ATGAGTTACGCAGAAAATCCTATTAAAAGACGCCAGTCGACCCAGATCAAAGTGGGTAATGTACTGATAGGCGGTGATGCGCCTATCGCAGTGCAGTCGATGACCAATACTAAAACCACAGATGTGGCCGCCACAGTGGCACAAATTCAGGCTATAGCGAGAGCTGGCGCTGATTTGGTGCGTGTGTCTGTGCCGACTATGGAAGCGGCGGAAGCCTTTAAGCTGATTAAACAGCAATCGCCTATTCCGCTGGTGGCCGATATTCATTTTGATTACCGTATCGCGCTGAAAGTGGCTGAATATGGCGTCGATTGTTTGCGTATCAACCCGGGTAATATAGGTCGTGAAGACCGGATCCGCTCTGTGGTTGAAGCTGCGCGCGATAAAAATATTCCTATCCGTATTGGTGTCAATGGCGGCTCGCTGGAGGCAGATTTACAGGAAAAATATGGCGAACCCACCCCAGAAGCATTGGTGGAATCGGCGATGCGTCATGTCGAAATTCTGGATCGCCTGAACTTCGACCAGTTTAAAGTCAGTGTCAAAGCATCAGACGTATTTTTAGCTGTAGGTGCTTACCGATTGCTGGCGAAACAAATTAAACAACCCTTGCATTTAGGTATTACTGAAGCAGGCGGCGCCCGTGCCGGTTCAGTGAAGTCTGCTATTGGCCTTGGCATGCTGTTATCCGAAGGCATAGGCGATACCTTGCGTATTTCACTTGCAGCCGATCCGGTGGAAGAAGTGAAAGTGGGTTTTGATATTTTAAAATCACTGCGTATTCGTTCCCGTGGTGTCAATTTTATTGCCTGCCCAAGCTGTTCCCGTCAGGAATTTGATGTGATCAAAACCATGAACGAGCTGGAACAACGACTGGAAGACGTGATAGACCCTGTCACTGTATCCGTCATCGGCTGTGTGGTGAATGGTCCTGGCGAAGCCTTGATCTCTGATTTAGGGGTAGCAGGGGCAAACCGTATGAGTGGTTTTTACCTCAAAGGCCAGCGCCAGAAATTACGTATTGATAACAACAGTGTCGCAGAACAGCTGGAAGCTCAGATACGACTGTATTTGGCAGAGCAAAAACGACTGATTGAAATTAAACAGCTGGATTGA
- a CDS encoding RodZ domain-containing protein has product MTTELTPPSSAPKVLSAGQTLRQAREQQNLTVAQVAQQLNLGKSLIEDLEMDQVDAKLSSTFVRGYLRSYAKLLKIPAQQVLEAYSSNSKGLHQIPSLTRSFSRRTAKEATENRFMWVTYFVIFVFVVLLVVGFWQSRFGSSASGTALPMAQTDEAMLASEEVKPVETPPYQPTEQTQQNSIPVTQLDHSPTATDAPSLPAMPQSSLTTDVPAVMPRQSPALVTESSATAPAVTNTVQSEPLTSAPVTNDAPVVTTTVQPATSAAAETQTSALVDASANATINLSLNAECWVDIVDATGKRLVFGSRQAGEQLNLRGVAPVKVLLGNAAAATLSFNGEAIDLSGYPTGRVARLTLGQN; this is encoded by the coding sequence ATGACGACTGAATTAACGCCGCCTAGCAGCGCACCAAAAGTATTGAGCGCAGGACAAACCTTACGCCAGGCCAGAGAGCAACAAAATCTGACCGTAGCGCAAGTGGCACAGCAACTGAATTTAGGTAAAAGCCTGATTGAGGATCTGGAAATGGATCAGGTGGATGCCAAGCTGTCTTCAACTTTCGTCCGGGGTTATTTACGCTCTTATGCTAAGTTACTGAAAATACCAGCTCAGCAAGTGCTGGAGGCTTACAGCAGTAACTCCAAAGGTTTACATCAGATCCCAAGCCTGACCCGGAGTTTCTCGAGGCGAACCGCTAAAGAAGCTACAGAAAACCGCTTTATGTGGGTGACTTATTTTGTCATTTTTGTGTTTGTGGTGTTGCTGGTAGTCGGATTCTGGCAAAGCCGTTTTGGTAGTTCAGCGTCGGGCACAGCTTTGCCAATGGCACAAACAGATGAAGCTATGTTGGCCAGCGAAGAGGTTAAGCCTGTTGAAACGCCACCGTATCAGCCAACCGAACAGACCCAGCAAAACAGCATTCCCGTGACACAGTTGGATCATTCGCCCACAGCGACTGATGCTCCAAGCCTTCCGGCTATGCCACAAAGCAGCTTAACCACAGATGTTCCGGCTGTGATGCCGCGACAATCACCTGCATTAGTCACAGAGTCCTCGGCAACAGCGCCTGCAGTTACAAATACTGTTCAGAGCGAACCTCTGACATCGGCTCCGGTAACAAATGACGCACCTGTTGTGACCACTACCGTTCAACCCGCAACGAGCGCCGCTGCAGAAACTCAGACTTCTGCTTTGGTTGATGCGTCAGCTAACGCCACCATCAACTTGTCACTGAATGCAGAATGTTGGGTCGATATAGTGGATGCTACAGGTAAACGACTGGTGTTTGGCAGTCGTCAGGCCGGTGAGCAGTTAAATTTGCGTGGTGTAGCGCCAGTCAAAGTGTTACTGGGCAACGCAGCCGCAGCCACTCTTAGCTTTAATGGCGAAGCCATTGACCTGTCAGGTTATCCAACAGGTCGGGTCGCCCGGTTAACCCTCGGACAGAACTGA
- the pilW gene encoding type IV pilus biogenesis/stability protein PilW translates to MQKLRLLACVIFSLQLAACVTETTVVGSDRQIRPKMDQKEAARTRIALGINYLQRGDNAQAKFNLEKAKSLAPELAEVHNAMAYYYQQVAEFEAAENSYKTAIDLEPNNADSYNNYGAFLCQRGKYDQAEQLLLQAISRPGYIRAADSYENIALCRLEQKDFIQAKTYLDLSIKHNASRPSALFNLASVNYAMADLPAAQVLLERMQSASQISPRSVLLGYLIAQEQQDYSRMQTAEQLLLTTYPQSQETLLFSQGKLNESEFSQLRQDYKQQLLQHPTEQVKAGVVQPKIKITRKKPPAAVATEQARPSAATVTAPLPEARMVSEDLAVTESAAVEENQAEVTQPEPEGQVRQHEVQQDETLYGIAQRYSVTISDIISWNSLRDNQPIVKGQILWIGQQAPRQIEPQIEVPERYQIQYGDTLFRISMRYRVKLTSLLQWNNLTEQSPIRAGQFIYLKDPAQLEL, encoded by the coding sequence AGCTTGCGTCACTGAAACCACAGTAGTGGGCAGTGACCGGCAAATTCGTCCGAAGATGGATCAAAAGGAAGCTGCCCGTACCCGCATAGCGCTTGGTATTAACTACCTGCAACGGGGGGATAATGCACAGGCCAAGTTCAATCTGGAAAAAGCTAAAAGCTTAGCGCCTGAACTGGCTGAAGTGCATAACGCCATGGCTTATTATTATCAGCAGGTGGCAGAGTTTGAAGCCGCCGAAAACTCCTACAAAACAGCCATAGATCTTGAACCCAATAACGCTGACTCTTATAACAACTATGGTGCTTTTTTATGTCAGCGTGGTAAATATGATCAAGCCGAACAGTTACTGTTACAGGCGATAAGCCGCCCAGGTTATATCCGTGCAGCAGACAGCTATGAAAACATCGCCTTGTGCCGCTTAGAGCAAAAAGACTTTATTCAGGCCAAAACCTACCTCGATTTATCCATTAAACACAATGCCAGTCGCCCCAGTGCTTTATTTAACTTAGCTTCAGTGAATTATGCAATGGCCGATTTGCCAGCCGCTCAGGTGCTGTTGGAGCGCATGCAAAGTGCCTCACAAATTTCTCCCCGTTCTGTGTTATTGGGCTATTTAATAGCGCAGGAACAACAGGACTACAGCCGGATGCAAACGGCAGAGCAGTTACTGCTGACCACTTATCCGCAAAGTCAGGAAACCTTGTTATTCAGTCAGGGCAAGTTGAATGAATCTGAATTTAGCCAACTCCGACAGGACTATAAGCAGCAGTTACTGCAACATCCCACTGAACAAGTTAAAGCTGGCGTGGTTCAACCCAAAATCAAAATCACCCGTAAAAAGCCACCTGCAGCTGTGGCGACAGAACAAGCCCGGCCTAGCGCGGCAACAGTTACAGCCCCTTTACCTGAAGCACGAATGGTGTCTGAGGATCTAGCTGTCACAGAAAGCGCTGCAGTCGAAGAAAATCAGGCTGAAGTGACACAACCAGAGCCAGAAGGGCAGGTCCGGCAACACGAAGTGCAACAAGATGAAACCTTGTATGGCATAGCGCAGCGTTACAGTGTTACTATTAGCGATATAATCAGCTGGAACTCTTTGCGTGATAATCAGCCTATAGTCAAGGGCCAGATCCTTTGGATTGGACAACAAGCACCCCGGCAGATCGAACCACAAATTGAAGTACCAGAACGTTATCAAATCCAGTATGGCGACACCTTATTCCGGATTTCGATGCGTTACAGGGTGAAACTAACCAGCCTGCTGCAATGGAACAACTTAACTGAGCAAAGCCCGATAAGGGCTGGGCAATTTATCTACTTAAAAGATCCGGCACAATTGGAATTATGA